Proteins encoded by one window of Streptomyces sp. NBC_01571:
- a CDS encoding sigma-70 family RNA polymerase sigma factor encodes MTREGHQVTTPALPTSRDASLTAWAMAARGGDPEAVDHFVRALHRDVRRYVAYLGADPQTADDLAQDTFLRALGSLHRFEGRSSARAWLLAIARRAVVDSFRNAATRPRPADFDDWQLAVERAQPRGLPGFDEGIALDDLLAGLPEERREAFVLTQLLGLPYAEAALVSDCPVGTVRSRVARARSSLVASLSDAELCGLVDAAA; translated from the coding sequence ATGACCCGAGAAGGACACCAGGTGACCACTCCTGCCCTGCCCACCTCACGTGACGCCTCGTTGACGGCCTGGGCGATGGCCGCCCGCGGCGGCGACCCCGAAGCCGTGGACCACTTCGTCCGCGCTCTCCACCGAGACGTACGCCGCTACGTCGCCTATCTCGGCGCGGACCCCCAGACCGCGGACGACCTTGCCCAGGACACCTTCCTGCGCGCCCTCGGCAGCCTGCACCGTTTCGAGGGCCGCTCCTCGGCCCGCGCATGGCTGCTGGCCATCGCGCGCCGTGCCGTGGTCGACAGCTTCCGGAACGCGGCCACCCGGCCCCGGCCGGCCGACTTCGACGACTGGCAACTCGCCGTCGAACGGGCCCAGCCGCGCGGTCTGCCGGGCTTCGACGAAGGCATCGCGCTCGACGACCTGCTGGCCGGGCTGCCCGAGGAGCGCCGAGAGGCCTTCGTGCTGACCCAGCTCCTGGGACTTCCCTACGCGGAGGCGGCCCTGGTGAGCGACTGCCCGGTCGGCACGGTCCGCTCACGGGTGGCCCGTGCCCGTAGCTCCCTCGTCGCCTCGCTGTCCGACGCCGAGCTCTGCGGGCTGGTCGACGCGGCGGCCTGA
- a CDS encoding exopolysaccharide biosynthesis polyprenyl glycosylphosphotransferase, which translates to MTAESTVPSPGGQPREYGFSPVSVIPSRGAADGFRFPAGQRLSAPRAAWLPLLVADGGAALLAGMSLAQVQRHPPFLAALLLGVLALNTHGALYRPGRIPTVLDDLPAVCARVVMTWCTLAALLAALSPAAALPARTLAVGCALQSAVSCAARAVVHWRRRRALVLRPEATLVIGPAGTAQRVAAAFLRHPRCGLRPVGIVAAQGTGADGLPVLTTGEEVQRALIQNGVRAVLVVEPRREHGPLLRALSEAGCVLWHVDADSASQEIPYGVPRGRAHAGAHGRAGGSGRLAGFACRRINVSRPHGNLGKRLLDVAVSGALLLVISPLLLVCAVTLRLSDGPGVVFRQERIGKDGRPFTLLKFRTHRPVDAHEAATRWSVAGEREMSRFCHFLRRTSLDELLQLWNVLRGDMSLVGPRPERPYFVAKFSQTYPGYAARHRMQTGITGLAQIHGLRGDTSIEDRCRFDNAYIDNWSLWQDVCILLRTAASLVRPTGS; encoded by the coding sequence GTGACTGCGGAAAGCACCGTTCCCTCCCCCGGCGGACAGCCCCGGGAGTACGGATTCTCGCCCGTCTCGGTCATCCCTTCGCGCGGGGCCGCCGACGGCTTCAGGTTCCCCGCCGGGCAACGGCTGTCCGCCCCGCGCGCCGCGTGGCTGCCCCTGCTCGTCGCGGACGGCGGTGCGGCGCTGCTGGCGGGCATGTCCCTCGCCCAGGTCCAGCGGCACCCGCCGTTCCTCGCCGCGCTGCTGCTCGGCGTACTCGCGCTGAACACTCACGGGGCGCTGTACCGTCCCGGGCGGATCCCCACGGTGCTCGACGACCTGCCCGCCGTGTGCGCGCGCGTCGTGATGACGTGGTGCACGCTCGCGGCCCTGCTGGCGGCGCTCTCCCCTGCCGCGGCGCTGCCAGCCCGGACCCTGGCCGTGGGCTGCGCGCTGCAGTCGGCGGTGAGCTGCGCGGCCCGCGCCGTCGTGCACTGGCGACGCCGCCGGGCCCTGGTCCTGCGTCCCGAGGCCACCCTGGTGATCGGTCCCGCGGGGACCGCCCAGCGGGTGGCCGCGGCCTTCCTGAGGCACCCGCGGTGCGGCCTGCGGCCGGTGGGCATCGTCGCCGCCCAGGGCACCGGCGCCGACGGGCTGCCGGTCCTCACCACGGGCGAGGAGGTGCAGCGGGCCCTCATCCAGAACGGCGTGCGCGCGGTGCTCGTGGTGGAGCCGCGCCGTGAACACGGTCCGTTACTGAGGGCGTTGAGCGAGGCGGGCTGCGTGCTGTGGCACGTCGACGCGGACTCGGCCTCGCAGGAGATCCCGTACGGAGTACCGCGGGGCAGAGCCCACGCGGGCGCGCACGGCAGGGCGGGCGGGAGCGGGCGGCTCGCCGGGTTCGCCTGCCGGCGGATCAACGTCTCCAGGCCGCACGGGAACCTCGGCAAACGGCTTCTCGACGTCGCCGTCTCCGGGGCACTGCTGCTCGTGATCAGCCCACTGCTGCTGGTGTGCGCGGTCACGCTGCGGCTGAGCGACGGACCGGGGGTGGTCTTCCGGCAGGAGCGCATCGGCAAGGACGGGCGGCCCTTCACGCTGCTGAAGTTCCGTACCCACCGCCCGGTCGACGCGCACGAGGCCGCGACCCGCTGGAGCGTCGCGGGCGAGCGGGAGATGAGCCGTTTCTGCCACTTCCTGCGGCGCACCTCGCTCGACGAACTGCTGCAGCTGTGGAACGTCCTGCGGGGCGACATGAGCCTGGTCGGCCCGCGTCCCGAACGGCCCTATTTCGTGGCCAAGTTCAGCCAGACCTACCCGGGCTACGCGGCTCGCCACCGCATGCAGACCGGCATCACCGGACTCGCCCAGATCCACGGGCTGCGCGGCGACACCTCGATCGAGGACCGCTGCCGGTTCGACAACGCGTACATCGACAACTGGTCGCTGTGGCAGGACGTCTGCATCCTGCTGCGCACGGCAGCCTCGCTGGTACGCCCGACGGGGAGCTGA
- a CDS encoding vitamin K epoxide reductase family protein has translation MTRTAGGSRALALLLLITGAAGLLAAWVITIDKFKLLENPDFVPGCSLNPVVSCGNIMKSDQASAFGFPNPMLGLVAYGIVICVGVSLLARATFPRWYWLTFNAGTLFGVGFCTWLQFQSLYRINSLCLWCCLAWVATIIMFWYVTSFNVRNNFLPAPRGLRGFLGEFTWVFPLLHVGVIGMLILTRWWDFWTS, from the coding sequence ATGACGCGGACCGCGGGGGGCAGCCGTGCGCTCGCCCTGTTGCTGTTGATCACCGGTGCGGCCGGCCTGCTCGCCGCGTGGGTCATCACGATCGACAAGTTCAAGCTGCTGGAGAACCCGGACTTCGTGCCGGGATGCAGTCTGAACCCGGTCGTCTCCTGCGGCAACATCATGAAGAGCGACCAGGCCTCGGCCTTCGGGTTCCCCAATCCGATGCTGGGCCTGGTGGCGTACGGCATCGTGATCTGCGTCGGAGTGAGCCTGCTGGCGCGGGCCACCTTCCCGCGCTGGTACTGGCTGACCTTCAACGCCGGCACCCTCTTCGGCGTCGGATTCTGCACCTGGCTGCAGTTCCAGTCGCTGTACCGCATCAACTCGCTGTGCCTGTGGTGCTGCTTGGCCTGGGTCGCCACGATCATCATGTTCTGGTACGTGACGTCATTCAACGTACGAAATAATTTCCTGCCCGCACCTCGTGGGTTGAGGGGATTCCTGGGTGAATTCACCTGGGTTTTCCCGCTGCTGCACGTCGGTGTCATCGGCATGCTGATCCTGACCCGCTGGTGGGATTTCTGGACGAGCTGA
- a CDS encoding glycosyltransferase translates to MSLPSSDRPPRVLHLSQPVDGGVARVLTDLVKAQLAAGLHVTAACPRDSGLAHTLRALGTEVTHWQATRAPGPRLVREVRGLARVVAEARPDVVHAHSAKAGLAARLVLRGRVPTVFQPHAWSFEAVDGLAANLALKWERWGARWASRVVCVSEAERVTGVRAGVRATWSVIPNGVDTERFHPAEAGTVRTGIPLLDRLDPAAPLVVCVGRLCRQKGQDVLLRAWDTVRLRMPGARLVLVGDGPEAARLRASAPGDVLFAGAADDAVPWYQAADLVVLPSRWEGMALAPLEAMACGRPVVMTDVDGARESLPPGLDTRCLVPSQAPGPLARAICDLLADPPLRESLGRQGRRHVLTTHDVRRAADAVAEVYRELLTAGPGGHVVCGEHTECREPIHT, encoded by the coding sequence ATGTCATTGCCATCGAGCGACCGCCCGCCGCGAGTCCTGCACCTCAGCCAGCCGGTCGACGGCGGAGTGGCCCGCGTGCTCACCGACCTGGTGAAAGCACAGCTCGCCGCCGGACTGCACGTCACCGCGGCCTGCCCGCGGGACAGCGGCCTCGCGCACACACTCCGTGCGCTCGGCACCGAGGTGACGCACTGGCAGGCGACGCGCGCGCCGGGTCCCCGGCTGGTCCGGGAGGTACGAGGGCTCGCTCGCGTCGTCGCCGAGGCGCGGCCCGACGTGGTGCACGCGCACAGCGCCAAGGCCGGGCTCGCCGCCCGGCTCGTCCTGCGTGGCCGGGTGCCGACCGTGTTCCAGCCGCACGCCTGGTCGTTCGAGGCGGTCGACGGCCTCGCCGCGAACCTCGCGCTGAAGTGGGAGCGGTGGGGGGCGCGTTGGGCGTCCCGGGTGGTGTGTGTGAGTGAGGCGGAGCGAGTCACCGGAGTGCGCGCCGGGGTCAGGGCGACCTGGAGCGTGATCCCCAACGGGGTCGACACCGAGCGCTTCCACCCCGCGGAGGCGGGGACCGTACGGACCGGGATCCCCCTGCTCGACCGGCTCGATCCGGCGGCTCCCCTGGTCGTCTGCGTCGGACGGCTGTGCCGGCAGAAGGGCCAGGACGTCCTGCTGCGGGCCTGGGACACCGTACGGCTGCGGATGCCCGGAGCCCGGCTCGTGCTGGTCGGCGACGGTCCGGAGGCGGCGCGGCTGCGGGCCTCGGCACCCGGCGACGTGCTGTTCGCCGGAGCCGCCGACGATGCCGTGCCCTGGTACCAGGCCGCCGATCTGGTGGTGCTGCCGTCCCGTTGGGAGGGCATGGCGCTGGCCCCGCTGGAGGCCATGGCCTGCGGGCGCCCGGTCGTGATGACGGACGTGGACGGCGCCCGCGAGAGCCTGCCGCCGGGCCTCGACACCCGCTGTCTGGTGCCCTCCCAGGCGCCGGGGCCGCTCGCCCGCGCGATCTGCGACCTGCTGGCCGATCCCCCGCTGCGCGAGTCGCTCGGCCGACAGGGGCGGCGCCACGTACTGACCACGCACGACGTGCGGCGCGCGGCCGACGCGGTCGCGGAGGTCTACCGCGAGTTGCTCACCGCGGGGCCCGGCGGGCACGTCGTGTGCGGGGAACACACCGAGTGCAGGGAGCCCATCCACACGTGA
- a CDS encoding DUF5949 family protein — protein sequence MTSTSSETRPFRAADLGTLAVMAFSGEAPDGDMPYLLAYSLGDGEGGAGASTVAIEELLRNNGLPIGDTLLDGSRQPSLPLTLLVEAGQAVVTMPYLNAQCVVPPEWLVAVGERGYAYFLFATRAWPEAEPGRPVAPESLAAFAGDEETLLSAAHVLLPARSLRG from the coding sequence GTGACCTCAACCTCAAGCGAAACGCGTCCTTTCCGGGCCGCAGATCTCGGCACGCTCGCCGTCATGGCCTTCAGTGGTGAAGCCCCTGACGGAGACATGCCCTATCTCCTCGCCTATTCCCTGGGTGACGGCGAGGGCGGCGCCGGTGCCTCCACGGTCGCCATCGAGGAACTGCTGCGCAACAACGGTCTGCCCATCGGGGACACGCTCCTCGACGGATCACGGCAGCCGAGCCTGCCGCTCACCCTGCTCGTCGAGGCCGGCCAGGCCGTCGTCACCATGCCCTACCTCAATGCCCAGTGCGTCGTGCCACCGGAATGGCTCGTGGCGGTCGGCGAACGCGGCTACGCCTACTTCCTGTTCGCCACCCGGGCCTGGCCCGAGGCGGAGCCGGGCAGGCCCGTCGCCCCCGAGAGTCTGGCCGCGTTCGCCGGTGACGAGGAAACCCTGCTCAGCGCGGCGCACGTGCTCCTGCCCGCGCGCAGCCTGCGCGGCTGA
- a CDS encoding YcnI family protein produces the protein MFSVPPMRTALRRAGLVTALTAAGILTAAGAASAHVTVHPGSYAKGATDGVLTFRVPNEEDTASTTKVQVFLPTDHPVLGVLVTPQSGWTAKVTTTKLKTPVKTDDGTITEAVSEITWTGGRIRHGQFQDFDVAFGQLPDDTGQLAFKTLQTYSDGNVARWIEETQKGGEEPENPAPVLALTAKAAGETGSDADSGAGSSADSGSGSESGSDTSAASSSAPAPAAESSASSSDSTARGLGIAGLVVGVLGLGAAAFALVRGRNAGS, from the coding sequence ATGTTCTCAGTGCCTCCGATGCGCACCGCCCTGCGCCGCGCGGGCCTCGTCACCGCCCTCACCGCGGCCGGGATCCTGACCGCCGCCGGTGCCGCCTCCGCGCACGTGACCGTCCACCCCGGGAGCTACGCCAAGGGCGCCACGGACGGTGTCCTGACCTTCCGCGTCCCCAACGAGGAGGACACCGCCAGCACAACGAAGGTGCAGGTCTTCCTCCCGACGGACCACCCGGTCCTCGGCGTACTCGTCACCCCCCAGAGCGGCTGGACGGCGAAGGTGACGACCACGAAGCTCAAGACCCCCGTCAAGACCGACGACGGCACCATCACCGAGGCCGTCTCGGAGATCACCTGGACCGGCGGCCGGATCCGGCACGGCCAGTTCCAGGACTTCGACGTCGCTTTCGGGCAGCTGCCCGACGACACCGGCCAGTTGGCGTTCAAGACGCTGCAGACGTACTCGGACGGCAATGTCGCCCGCTGGATCGAGGAGACGCAGAAGGGCGGGGAGGAGCCGGAGAACCCGGCACCGGTGCTCGCCCTCACCGCCAAGGCGGCGGGGGAGACCGGTTCCGACGCGGACTCCGGTGCGGGCTCGTCCGCGGATTCGGGGTCGGGTTCGGAGTCGGGCTCTGACACGTCGGCGGCGTCGAGCTCGGCTCCGGCTCCCGCGGCCGAGAGCTCGGCGTCGAGCAGTGACTCCACGGCACGAGGCCTGGGCATCGCCGGGCTGGTCGTGGGCGTCCTCGGCCTGGGCGCGGCGGCGTTCGCCCTCGTACGCGGCCGCAACGCCGGTTCGTAA
- a CDS encoding tyrosinase family oxidase copper chaperone, producing MSVSRVSSSVPVTRRGVMHGLLASAAAAVLAPVVAASWPPHPAGPDDLPFDEVYHGRHLLGARTGVGGRAAVGGGEWQVTVDGRPLYLMRRADGTYLSMVDHYESYPTALAAARAAVDELGPSEHLRGVEAEGSGHHGVHA from the coding sequence ATGTCCGTCAGCAGAGTGTCGAGCAGCGTGCCGGTGACCCGGAGGGGTGTGATGCACGGCCTGCTCGCGTCGGCGGCCGCCGCGGTACTGGCCCCCGTCGTCGCCGCATCATGGCCCCCGCACCCGGCCGGCCCCGACGACCTCCCGTTCGACGAGGTCTACCACGGACGCCACCTCCTGGGCGCCAGGACCGGAGTGGGCGGCCGTGCCGCGGTCGGCGGAGGTGAGTGGCAGGTCACCGTCGACGGCCGGCCGCTGTACCTGATGCGCCGCGCGGACGGCACCTATCTGAGCATGGTGGACCACTACGAGTCGTATCCGACCGCGCTGGCTGCCGCGCGTGCGGCCGTCGACGAACTGGGCCCCTCGGAGCACCTTCGCGGCGTCGAGGCGGAGGGGAGCGGCCACCATGGTGTACACGCGTAA
- a CDS encoding chaplin: MNTAKKAALLFVTAGMAGGAAAGSAVADTGAEGAALRSSRVPRYRLRQRHPGPVHVPVNLCGTTVDVVGVLNPAFGNTCADQ; the protein is encoded by the coding sequence ATGAACACCGCCAAGAAGGCCGCGCTCCTTTTCGTCACCGCCGGAATGGCCGGAGGCGCCGCGGCCGGCAGCGCCGTCGCTGACACGGGTGCGGAGGGCGCGGCACTCAGGTCCTCTCGGGTCCCCCGGTATCGCCTCCGGCAACGTCATCCAGGGCCCGTGCATGTTCCGGTGAACCTCTGCGGCACCACGGTCGACGTCGTCGGTGTGCTGAACCCTGCGTTCGGGAACACCTGCGCCGACCAGTGA
- a CDS encoding DUF2087 domain-containing protein: MPTDLSNSPSAAPPIDPPINQPIDPLPGLFAEEIRVRAFAAVALGADTPTKVMEQAGLSPRDAITALRRLLSQDVITDDGGLAVAYGHFRRLARGTRTPPETHGSEDEPTEAVLRTFVRGGRLVRLPAQWQRKLVVLRHIAEQTFEPGVEYPERTVNEKLRVWCEDAPVDHVTLRRYLVDLHHLTRQYGFYWRPAQV, translated from the coding sequence ATGCCTACCGACCTGTCGAACTCCCCGTCGGCCGCCCCACCGATCGACCCGCCGATCAACCAGCCGATCGACCCGCTGCCCGGGCTGTTCGCCGAGGAGATCCGGGTCCGCGCCTTCGCCGCGGTGGCCCTCGGCGCGGACACCCCCACGAAGGTCATGGAGCAGGCCGGACTGTCCCCGAGGGACGCGATCACGGCGCTGCGCCGGCTGCTGAGCCAGGACGTCATCACCGACGACGGGGGACTGGCCGTTGCCTACGGCCACTTCAGGCGACTCGCACGCGGCACCCGGACACCTCCCGAGACCCACGGCTCCGAGGACGAGCCGACCGAGGCCGTCCTGCGGACCTTCGTACGCGGCGGGCGCCTGGTCCGGCTCCCCGCCCAGTGGCAGCGCAAGCTGGTCGTGCTCCGGCACATCGCCGAGCAGACCTTCGAACCGGGCGTCGAGTACCCCGAGCGGACCGTCAACGAGAAACTGCGCGTCTGGTGCGAGGACGCGCCGGTCGACCATGTGACCCTCCGGCGTTACCTCGTGGACCTGCACCATCTGACCCGGCAGTACGGTTTCTACTGGCGGCCCGCACAGGTCTGA
- a CDS encoding chaplin: MSRIAKAAGVALGTGAVVLSGAGLAMADAGAQGAAVGSPGVLSGNVVQVPVDVPVNLCGNTVDVVGLLNPAVGNACANVGAPAPVTNVPVTPAPGGYGN; encoded by the coding sequence ATGTCGCGCATCGCGAAGGCAGCCGGTGTCGCTCTCGGCACGGGCGCCGTGGTCCTCAGCGGGGCCGGTCTTGCCATGGCGGACGCGGGCGCCCAGGGTGCGGCCGTCGGCTCCCCCGGCGTCCTTTCGGGCAATGTCGTCCAGGTCCCGGTCGACGTGCCGGTCAACCTCTGCGGGAACACCGTCGACGTCGTCGGTCTGCTGAACCCGGCCGTCGGCAACGCCTGCGCCAACGTCGGCGCCCCCGCCCCGGTCACCAACGTCCCGGTCACCCCCGCCCCGGGCGGCTACGGCAACTGA
- a CDS encoding chaplin, which yields MSRIAKGLVLTSVAAAAMAGTAGIAAADSGANGAAANSPGLLSGNVLEVPVHVPVNVCGDTVDVIGLLNPGFGDTCAND from the coding sequence ATGTCGCGTATCGCGAAGGGCCTGGTCCTGACCTCCGTTGCCGCCGCCGCCATGGCGGGCACCGCCGGCATCGCCGCCGCCGACAGTGGCGCAAACGGCGCGGCCGCCAACTCTCCCGGCCTCCTGTCGGGCAACGTCCTGGAGGTCCCGGTCCACGTCCCGGTCAACGTCTGCGGGGACACCGTCGACGTGATCGGCCTGCTGAACCCCGGGTTCGGCGACACCTGCGCCAACGACTGA
- a CDS encoding tyrosinase family protein encodes MVYTRKNVSKLTGAERRRFVDAMLEIKRRGEYDEFVRMHIDHYVADGDRGLRTAHMAPSFLPWHRRFLLDLERALRRVDSGVSVPYWDWTRERKPSSVPWTADLLGGNGRRSDRQVMTGPFAYAHGNWTIKEGVTDGAYLTRDLGRRQDPFELPTKRELDSALADPVYDTAPWNSTSTKGFRNKLEGWGRGSGSTAWHNHNRVHRWVGGAMLGGASVNDPVFWLHHAFVDLQWSRWQQRHRGARYLPARPPGSGNDQHGRIVARHERMPPWDVTPDELENHSRIYRYA; translated from the coding sequence ATGGTGTACACGCGTAAGAACGTCAGCAAGCTGACCGGCGCGGAGCGACGCCGGTTCGTCGACGCGATGCTGGAGATCAAACGCCGGGGCGAGTACGACGAGTTCGTGCGGATGCACATCGACCACTACGTGGCGGACGGCGACCGGGGCCTGCGCACGGCCCACATGGCCCCCTCGTTCCTGCCCTGGCATCGGCGGTTCCTGCTGGATCTGGAGCGGGCGCTGCGCCGCGTGGACTCCGGAGTGAGCGTGCCCTACTGGGACTGGACACGGGAGCGGAAGCCGTCCTCCGTACCCTGGACCGCGGACCTGCTCGGAGGCAACGGGCGGCGCTCCGACCGCCAGGTCATGACCGGCCCCTTCGCCTACGCCCACGGGAATTGGACGATCAAGGAGGGGGTGACCGACGGCGCCTACCTCACCCGCGACTTAGGGCGTCGGCAGGACCCGTTCGAACTGCCCACGAAGCGTGAACTGGACTCGGCCCTCGCCGACCCCGTCTACGACACCGCCCCCTGGAACTCCACGTCCACCAAGGGCTTCCGCAACAAGCTCGAAGGGTGGGGGCGCGGGTCCGGGAGCACGGCCTGGCACAACCACAACCGGGTCCACCGCTGGGTCGGCGGCGCCATGCTCGGCGGCGCCTCGGTCAACGATCCCGTCTTCTGGCTGCACCACGCCTTCGTGGACCTCCAGTGGTCCCGCTGGCAGCAACGTCACCGGGGTGCCCGCTACCTGCCCGCCCGGCCACCGGGCTCCGGCAACGACCAGCACGGACGGATCGTCGCCCGGCACGAACGGATGCCGCCCTGGGACGTCACGCCGGACGAACTGGAGAACCACAGCAGGATCTACCGGTACGCGTAG
- a CDS encoding D-2-hydroxyacid dehydrogenase family protein, producing the protein MRLRCAVLDDYQGVATEVVDWSPVADDVEVVGFREHLADEDALAAALADFEIVVTLRERVPFPASLLARLPRLKLLIASGMRNTVIDYVAAEAQGVTVCGTPSSSTPPVELTWALLLGLARGLVEENGALRAGGSWQSTLGADLHGRRLGLLGLGKIGGRVARVGLAFGMRVGAWSRNLTEERAEEVGVERAASKEELLASSDFVSVHLALGESTRGLVGAAELALLKPTAYLVNTSRAAIVDQDALLAALREGRIAGAGVDVFDVEPLPADHPMRTAPRLLATPHLGYVSRANYEAYYGGAVEDIQAFLTGRPVRLLG; encoded by the coding sequence ATGCGACTTCGCTGTGCTGTGCTCGACGACTACCAGGGGGTGGCGACCGAGGTCGTCGACTGGTCGCCGGTCGCGGACGACGTCGAGGTGGTCGGGTTCCGCGAACACCTTGCCGACGAGGACGCGCTGGCCGCCGCCCTCGCGGACTTCGAGATCGTCGTGACGCTGCGCGAGCGGGTTCCCTTCCCCGCCTCGTTGCTGGCCCGGCTGCCCCGCCTGAAGCTGCTGATCGCCTCCGGGATGCGCAACACGGTGATCGACTACGTGGCCGCCGAGGCGCAGGGGGTGACTGTGTGCGGCACCCCGAGTTCCTCGACGCCTCCGGTCGAGCTGACGTGGGCGCTGCTGCTGGGTCTCGCGCGAGGTCTCGTCGAGGAGAACGGCGCGTTGCGGGCGGGCGGCTCCTGGCAGAGCACCCTGGGCGCCGATCTGCACGGACGCCGGCTGGGTCTGCTCGGGCTCGGGAAGATCGGCGGCAGGGTGGCGCGGGTGGGCCTCGCGTTCGGGATGCGGGTCGGCGCGTGGAGCCGGAACCTCACCGAGGAGCGCGCCGAAGAGGTCGGGGTGGAACGGGCGGCCTCCAAGGAGGAGTTGCTCGCGAGCAGCGACTTCGTCTCGGTGCACCTCGCGCTGGGCGAGAGCACCCGTGGTCTGGTGGGCGCCGCCGAACTGGCCCTCCTCAAACCGACCGCCTATCTCGTCAACACCTCACGCGCGGCGATCGTCGACCAGGACGCGCTGCTCGCGGCCCTGCGCGAGGGCCGGATCGCCGGGGCGGGGGTGGACGTGTTCGATGTGGAGCCGCTCCCCGCCGACCACCCCATGCGTACGGCGCCGCGTCTTCTCGCCACCCCGCATCTGGGCTATGTGTCGCGGGCCAACTACGAGGCGTATTACGGCGGGGCGGTCGAGGACATCCAGGCCTTCCTCACGGGCAGGCCCGTACGCCTCCTCGGCTGA
- a CDS encoding O-antigen ligase → MSGVRRALPVLPVVAVVALLGLPIAPSGEGGANIADAMSGLVVVCCAVRLVRDRRRPLSPGAAVVLALPVVGIAVAAAGAASPGAGITGLTRYLQIFVLVPAAVLLLVRDRRDFRLLAWSFVALALWQGAVGVHQYATGTGASYRGEDVRAVGTFGPTDVMGMATVVAFGLVCSLALALGSGTVRQRASAVVCALALLPPLALSFSRGAWIATALACGVQLTLAGLRRAVRVGAVVAAVAVILVGGLGVGTEMLQERVDSITQVTNAPDQSVVDRYTMWAAAVDMWRDHPFTGVGLKGFPDQRDGHASLALSSGSDIGGAGTAYSKQPLLSPHNMYLLVLSEQGLIGLLALTGSWLALLVCALRGLVRVRRTAPGALPGLGRPVPAPSGLDCALVSCGLLGWQLVDFVYADIGGPSTVLTGVCFGLVAWWALVDRASPLSLASAAAASPTPWASEASPTSRAFEAAAPPPVSSSPAAGSPEEAATR, encoded by the coding sequence ATGTCCGGGGTGCGCCGTGCGCTGCCAGTGCTGCCCGTCGTGGCGGTGGTCGCGCTGCTCGGGCTGCCGATCGCGCCGAGCGGGGAGGGCGGCGCGAACATCGCGGACGCCATGTCCGGTCTGGTCGTGGTCTGCTGCGCGGTACGGCTCGTACGGGACCGTCGGCGTCCCCTGTCCCCGGGCGCGGCGGTGGTCCTCGCCCTGCCCGTGGTCGGGATCGCGGTCGCGGCGGCCGGGGCGGCGAGCCCCGGGGCCGGGATCACCGGTCTCACCCGCTATCTGCAGATCTTCGTCCTGGTGCCCGCGGCCGTGCTGCTGCTGGTCCGGGACCGCCGCGACTTCCGGCTGCTCGCCTGGTCGTTCGTCGCCCTGGCGCTGTGGCAGGGGGCGGTCGGGGTGCACCAGTACGCCACCGGGACGGGTGCCTCCTACCGGGGCGAGGACGTCCGGGCCGTGGGCACCTTCGGGCCGACGGACGTGATGGGCATGGCGACGGTGGTCGCCTTCGGGCTGGTGTGCTCGCTCGCGCTGGCGCTCGGTTCGGGCACGGTGCGGCAGCGGGCCTCCGCCGTGGTGTGCGCGCTGGCGCTGCTGCCGCCGCTCGCGCTGTCGTTCAGTCGGGGCGCGTGGATCGCCACGGCTCTGGCGTGCGGTGTCCAGCTGACGCTGGCGGGGCTGCGGCGCGCGGTCAGGGTGGGTGCCGTCGTCGCGGCCGTGGCCGTGATCCTGGTGGGCGGGCTCGGCGTCGGTACGGAGATGCTGCAGGAGCGCGTCGACAGCATCACGCAGGTCACCAACGCCCCGGACCAGTCGGTGGTGGACCGGTACACCATGTGGGCGGCGGCCGTCGACATGTGGCGCGACCACCCGTTCACCGGCGTCGGGCTCAAGGGCTTCCCCGACCAGCGCGACGGCCATGCCTCGCTCGCCCTCTCCTCCGGCAGCGACATCGGGGGCGCCGGAACCGCCTACAGCAAGCAGCCGCTGCTCTCCCCGCACAACATGTATCTGCTCGTGCTGAGCGAACAGGGACTGATCGGGCTGCTCGCCCTCACGGGCAGCTGGCTGGCGCTCCTGGTGTGCGCGCTGCGCGGCCTGGTCCGGGTGCGCCGGACGGCGCCGGGTGCCCTGCCGGGGCTCGGCCGCCCCGTCCCGGCACCGTCGGGGCTCGACTGCGCGCTGGTCTCGTGCGGGCTGCTCGGCTGGCAGCTGGTGGACTTCGTGTACGCGGACATCGGCGGACCCTCGACCGTGCTGACGGGGGTCTGCTTCGGCCTGGTGGCCTGGTGGGCGCTGGTGGACCGGGCGTCCCCGTTGTCCCTGGCCTCCGCAGCCGCCGCGTCTCCGACACCCTGGGCCTCCGAAGCGTCCCCGACCTCCCGGGCCTTCGAAGCCGCGGCGCCGCCCCCCGTGTCCTCGTCGCCGGCGGCGGGCTCGCCGGAGGAGGCCGCGACGCGATGA